In Phragmites australis chromosome 16, lpPhrAust1.1, whole genome shotgun sequence, one DNA window encodes the following:
- the LOC133895124 gene encoding uncharacterized protein LOC133895124: MAAEPGPADTVAETGLTDAVAVPGPTDAAAEPGPTDAAAEPVPADTTALLGPADAADEMGPADAVAETETRLPPERPEPSEPAPSVPSTGAREVFGRLEAALAEEMVRREAERAALATERAQLAAARVANEDERRATEEGRKALEEARAEVARERKDLEDTHAEDVDGELQSREEDIAIRETDAEITVEELGAWEDLLARRESEATETAAAAAAREEQITKSEAELAAREQALSVLAGQRSVAAVGLRQLIVETKGGGPGRYALGFQ; encoded by the exons ATGGCGGCGGAGCCGGGGCCAGCGGACACGGTGGCGGAGACGGGGCTGACGGACGCGGTGGCGGTGCCGGGGCCGACGGACGCGGCGGCAGAGCCGGGGCCGACGGACGCGGCGGCAGAGCCGGTGCCGGCGGACACGACGGCCTTGctggggccggcggatgcggcagACGAGATGGGGCCGGCGGATGCAGTGGCCGAGACAGAGACGCGGCTGCCGCCCGAGCGCCCGGAGCCGTCTGAACCCGCCCCAAGCGTGCCGAGCACGGG cgcccgggaggtgttcgggcggctggaggcggctcTAGCAGAGGAGATGGTGCGGCgagaggcggagcgcgccgctCTAGCCACGGAAAGAGCGCAGCTCGCCGCGGCACGTGTCGCTAACGAGGATGAGCGGCGCGCCACGGAGGAGGGCCgaaaggccttggaggaggcccgcgccgaggtcgcgcgggagcggaaggATTTGGAGGATACCCACGCGGAG GACGTCGATGGGGAGCTCCAAAGCCGGGAGGAAGACATCGCGATCCGGGAGACCGACGCCGAGATAACGGTGGAGGAGTTGGGCGCCTGGGAGGAtctgctggcccgccgggagtcGGAGGCTACCgagacggcggcggccgctgctgctagggaggagcagATCACCAAGTCCGAGGCggagctggccgcccgcgagcaggcctTGTCCGTCCTGGCGGGGCAG cggtccgtgGCGGCGGTCGGGCTCAGGCAACTCATCGTGGAGACGAAGGGGGGAGGCCCTGGCCGGTATGCCCTAGGCTTCCAGTAG